TTTGGTGATAATCCCCCTCCGTGCCCTGGGCGTGGAGAACAAGGTTAGGGCCCCACGTGGGAAAGGGCCTCCACTCTGATCCCCAATCCCCATGGGCCCGGCCTCCTGCTTCGGCTCCCCTGGCCCAGCACCCCCGGCCTCCCCCGTCCCCCTTCCGCCTCCCCCCAGGTCAGGCCTGCTGGACTCCTCCTGCTCCACAGGTGTCTCTGAGCCCCCCTGCccacctgtctgtctgtctcagcCCCCAGGCTCCCTGGGACCCGGTCCCCCCCACCCTGTGGACTCTGGTTGCCTCCTGGTCTCTCCTGGTGTCCATCCTCTCTCCTCATAGTTCCTTCTCCCTGCCTGGCCCTTGCCCTTCACTtgcctctcccccccaccccccctacccccccccaccccccgccactctGTCTTTGCCGTCTGTGCCTCTATCCGTCCCTTTCCCTATTTCTTTGTCACTAAGTCTTCATCTGTCTCtaactccccctcccctgcccacccggCTCCTCCTTTCTCCCCCTTGCCCCCTCTTtgggtttccccatctgtcccccctccctgccctctccccagggcCCCCTGCCCCTCGACACTGACGGATAGCTCTGGGGTGTTAAGCTACGGATTAGTTCAGGCAAAATTCTCGATTTTGCTTGCGTTCTTTCCCCTTTGGGTTATGTAAACAGTAATTCTCCCCAGATGGAACTATTTTCCTCGCTCAGAAGCAGCCGGGAGGggtctggggcagggctgggggtggaatGCCAGGCTTCCTCAGGGAGcctggggagtggggtggaggcTGACCCCCGAGGGCGGCCTGCGGCCCCCAGCGCAGCCactcctctcctctccaggtACTTGCCTCTGCCAGAACCATGCCAGTGACCTTtgccctcctgctcctcctgagCCAGGCCAGCGCAGACCCATGCTACCATCCAGGGGGCCGCCCCCGCTTCTGCCTCCCACCAGTGACCCAGCTGGCCGCCATGGCTGCCTCCTGTCCCCAGGCCTGCATCCCCTCCCCGGGGGCGGATCTCGGCCCCCGGGCCACCTGCAATGGCAGTCTGACCCTGGCTCTGGGTGGCCCCTTCCTCCTGACGTCCGTCAGCCTGCGCTTCTGCACTCCGGGACCCCCAGCCCTGGTCCTGTCTGCCGCCTGGGCCACCGGAGGGCCCTGGAGATCACTGTGGCGCAGACCCGCCTGGCCGGGGGCCTTGGGAGGTCCCGAGACGGTGACCTTCCGAGCCCCACTGGGCCCTAAGGCCAGGGTGGTGGCCAGTCACCTCCGTGTGGAGCTCGGGGGCCAGGCAGGGCTGGCAGCAGCAGGAGTGAGAGGCCGCTGCCAGTGCCATGGCCACGCAGCCCGCTGTGCTGCCCGTGACCAGCCGccccgctgccgctgccgccacCACACCACCGGCCCAGGGTGTGAGAGCTGCCGCCCATCCCACCGCGACTGGCCCTGGCGGCCTGCCACGCCCCGGCACCCTCACCCTTGCTTGCGTGAGTCCTGGGCCCGCCCTGACCCGCCAGCTGGCCCACGGCTCTAGCAGCTGGGCCCTTCTCCCTGAGGGGCAGGAtgttctccccctccccagcgcTGCATGCTCCTTGCTTCTCCCCGTACTGTCCTCCAGCTAGGCCCCCTCTTCACTTCCAcccactccctccccaccaccagtgCCGCCCCCAGACTTCCAGCTGCTTACATGCCCATTAGGGGGCTCCAGCGTCTCCCcgacacttgatcatggtgatggtgatatGGATAACATTTCCTgagctcccagcccagggcctggcttgGTGCAGGTGCTCAGGTGGTATTTACTGAGTGGTTGTAGGAAAACAGGGCAACTGGACATTTTCGGAATCATCAAATCAACCACAGGGGGTAAGGATTTATTCATTAGACACATATTTATCCAGCAACTACTATGTGCAGGGCAGGTATTGCAtcaggcccattttacagatgaggagactgaggctagGGCTGGGAAGTCCCTTGCGCAAGGACATGCAGCCGGAAAGTGGCAGGGCTGGAATCTGAGCTCAGGAGGATAAGCTCAAGGGTCTTAGCTTGTCGTTGCCAGCCACCTTTATGTGCTGTCACACTAGATGTTCTCGGGCAGCAGACACAGGCATGGCCTCAGCAgccagccagactgcctgggctcaaatcccagcttctctgcttcctggctgtgtgacccccaACAAATGACCAAACCTCTCTTTGCCTCCATTGGCTCACCTGTAATGTGAAGATAGTAACAGCCCTTCC
Above is a window of Balaenoptera ricei isolate mBalRic1 chromosome 19, mBalRic1.hap2, whole genome shotgun sequence DNA encoding:
- the NTN5 gene encoding netrin-5 isoform X2, with amino-acid sequence MPVTFALLLLLSQASADPCYHPGGRPRFCLPPVTQLAAMAASCPQACIPSPGADLGPRATCNGSLTLALGGPFLLTSVSLRFCTPGPPALVLSAAWATGGPWRSLWRRPAWPGALGGPETVTFRAPLGPKARVVASHLRVELGGQAGLAAAGVRGRCQCHGHAARCAARDQPPRCRCRHHTTGPGCESCRPSHRDWPWRPATPRHPHPCLPCSCNQHARRCRFNSELFRLSGGRSGGVCERCRHHTAGRHCHYCQPGFWRDPSQPINSRKACRACQCHPIGATGGTCNQTSGQCSCKLGVTGLTCSRCGPGYQQSRSPRMPCQRIPEATTTLATTPHAYSSDPQCQNYCNISDTRVHMSLRRYCQQDYEFHDLLQPDISEGGRWPPEDGRRKGNWLNGRDPCTVLSVSDPLPPIRV